Part of the Tolypothrix sp. PCC 7910 genome, TAACCTGCATTGACACCATCGAAAGAAGTAAATTTTAGTTGATCAATGCCAAGGAAGTTGAAATTAAATAATGTAGGAGAGGTAGACAATACATTTATAGTTTGTGAATACTTTTTGTTCCCGTTGAAGAAACCCTCTACAAGAATATTTAGTCCATTATTCCAAGCGCCTGTAAGATAAGCACTGTTGAAATCAAACTGACCAGAATTAATGCTTACATAAGCAGGCTTTCCAGATGAATTAAATGCGACGTTTGGATTTGAAACTGTTCCATTCTTATAGCCTGACGGGTTATCATAATTAGCACTATTTAAATATGCAAAATTATTCCAGTTAAATCCTTTATATCCATTTTGTATCCAGTCTATATCCCCAGGCAGATCATCAAAATCTATAACTACTGCTTGCGCTTTTCCTATGCTTACTATTCCTGCGATCGCAGCAGTTAAAACTGTTAAGGTACTAACCCGTGTTAAGTTCTTTTTGATTGCATATCTAGTCATAAAGCTAACTCCCATTAACAGATAAAGGTTGATGGTAGATGTACCCACAAGCAAAATTAGCTACCATTAACTTCGGTTCTTTTGTCAACGATA contains:
- a CDS encoding PEP-CTERM sorting domain-containing protein codes for the protein MTRYAIKKNLTRVSTLTVLTAAIAGIVSIGKAQAVVIDFDDLPGDIDWIQNGYKGFNWNNFAYLNSANYDNPSGYKNGTVSNPNVAFNSSGKPAYVSINSGQFDFNSAYLTGAWNNGLNILVEGFFNGNKKYSQTINVLSTSPTLFNFNFLGIDQLKFTSFDGVNAGYGRYGKHFVLDNFTYNNSESVPEPLTILGTLTAAGFGVTLRRQQKQQGKAKAQV